In a genomic window of Candidatus Competibacteraceae bacterium:
- the rplB gene encoding 50S ribosomal protein L2, with protein sequence MPIVKTKPTSPGRRFVVKVVTPGLHKGRPHAPLLEKQTRNGGRNNMGRITTRHQGGGHKQHYRLIDFKRDKDNIPARVERLEYDPNRSAHIALLLYADGERRYIIAPRGVGVGAALLSGPAAPIKPGNTLPLRSVPVGSQVHCVEFRPGKGAQIARSAGASVQLVAREGSYATLRLRSGEIRKVHVDCKATIGEVGNEEHNLRSFGKAGAKRWQGIRPTVRGVAMNPVDHPHGGGEGRTSGGRHPVSPWGLPTKGHKTRSNKRTDKFIVRRRKAK encoded by the coding sequence ATGCCCATCGTCAAGACCAAACCGACTTCGCCCGGCCGGCGCTTCGTGGTCAAAGTGGTCACGCCCGGCCTGCACAAGGGCCGGCCCCACGCACCGTTGCTGGAAAAACAAACCCGCAACGGCGGCCGCAACAACATGGGCCGCATCACCACCCGGCATCAGGGCGGCGGTCACAAGCAGCACTATCGGTTGATCGATTTCAAGCGGGATAAGGACAACATTCCGGCGCGGGTCGAGCGGCTGGAATACGATCCGAACCGCAGCGCCCACATCGCGCTGTTGCTCTACGCCGACGGCGAACGCCGGTACATCATCGCGCCGCGCGGCGTCGGAGTCGGCGCGGCGCTGCTGTCCGGTCCGGCCGCGCCGATCAAGCCGGGCAACACCTTGCCGTTGCGCAGCGTGCCGGTCGGCAGTCAGGTGCACTGCGTGGAATTCCGGCCCGGCAAGGGCGCGCAGATCGCCCGCAGCGCCGGCGCCTCCGTGCAACTGGTGGCCCGCGAGGGCAGCTATGCGACCTTGCGCTTGCGTTCCGGGGAAATCCGCAAAGTCCATGTCGACTGCAAGGCGACCATCGGCGAGGTCGGCAACGAAGAACACAACCTGCGCTCCTTCGGCAAGGCCGGGGCCAAGCGCTGGCAAGGCATCCGGCCGACCGTGCGCGGCGTGGCGATGAATCCGGTGGATCACCCGCACGGCGGCGGCGAGGGCCGCACCTCCGGCGGCCGCCACCCGGTTTCGCCCTGGGGCTTGCCGACCAAGGGCCACAAGACCCGTTCGAACAAGCGCACCGATAAGTTCATCGTGCGCCGGCGTAAAGCGAAATGA
- the rplW gene encoding 50S ribosomal protein L23, translated as MNNQERLLQILLAPHVSEKTNRLAERHNQVVFKVLPDASKPEIKGAVEMLFNVKVKNVTVLNVKGKRKRFGASYGRRSDWKKAYVSLEAGHEIDFLVAE; from the coding sequence TTCTGTTGGCCCCGCACGTGTCCGAGAAAACCAACCGGCTGGCCGAGCGGCACAATCAGGTGGTGTTCAAGGTGTTGCCGGACGCCAGCAAACCGGAAATCAAGGGCGCCGTCGAGATGCTGTTCAACGTCAAGGTCAAAAACGTCACGGTGCTCAACGTCAAAGGCAAGCGCAAGCGCTTCGGGGCCTCCTACGGACGGCGTTCGGACTGGAAGAAAGCCTACGTATCCTTGGAAGCCGGCCACGAGATCGACTTCCTGGTGGCGGAGTGA